The following coding sequences lie in one Euhalothece natronophila Z-M001 genomic window:
- the mnmE gene encoding tRNA uridine-5-carboxymethylaminomethyl(34) synthesis GTPase MnmE, producing the protein MQGDTIAAIATPVVPQQGSVGIVRLSGEEALTIAKTLFHPPGKQPWESHRILYGYVHHPETQKVVDEALLLIMQSPRSYTREDVVEFHCHGGMIPVQQVLQLCLEQGARLAQAGEFTLRAFLNGRIDLTQAESIAELVGAKSPQAGEMALAGLQGKLAQPIRELRSTCLDILAEVEARVDFADELPPLDEDEIQQQVKSVLEKVEYFLSTADKGELLRTGIKVAIVGRPNVGKSSLLNAWSRSDRAIVTDLPGTTRDVVESQLVVGGIPVEVLDTAGIRETEDQVEKIGVARSRQAAEKADLILHTIDAEQGWTTEDDLIYEQVKSRPLILVINKTDLASPSNIKYPEAIPEKVYTAVTQSQGIDELEAAILSLIQQGNLNAANSDFAINQRQAAALTRAKSALQHVLETIDQQLPFDFWTIDLRSAIQALGEITGEEVTESMLDRIFSRFCIGK; encoded by the coding sequence TGGAGAAGAAGCCCTAACCATTGCCAAAACCCTATTTCATCCCCCTGGAAAACAACCATGGGAATCACACCGCATTCTCTATGGCTATGTTCATCATCCTGAAACCCAAAAGGTGGTAGATGAAGCCTTACTCCTCATTATGCAATCTCCCCGATCTTATACCCGTGAGGATGTGGTGGAATTTCATTGTCATGGGGGAATGATTCCAGTACAGCAAGTGTTGCAGTTATGTTTAGAACAAGGGGCAAGACTTGCCCAAGCTGGAGAATTTACTTTAAGGGCCTTTCTCAATGGACGAATTGATCTCACTCAAGCTGAAAGCATTGCTGAGTTAGTGGGGGCAAAATCGCCACAAGCAGGGGAAATGGCGTTAGCAGGCTTACAAGGGAAGTTAGCCCAGCCGATTCGGGAATTACGAAGTACCTGCCTTGACATCTTAGCGGAAGTGGAAGCAAGAGTGGATTTTGCGGATGAGTTACCCCCCTTAGATGAAGATGAAATCCAGCAACAGGTGAAATCAGTGTTGGAAAAAGTAGAGTATTTTCTCAGTACCGCCGACAAAGGAGAATTATTGCGGACTGGGATTAAAGTGGCGATTGTGGGACGACCAAATGTCGGGAAATCTAGCTTATTAAATGCTTGGAGTCGCAGCGATCGCGCAATTGTAACTGACCTCCCTGGAACCACCCGTGATGTTGTAGAATCACAACTGGTAGTCGGTGGGATTCCCGTAGAAGTATTAGACACCGCAGGAATCCGAGAAACCGAAGATCAGGTGGAAAAAATTGGAGTAGCGCGATCGCGCCAAGCCGCTGAAAAAGCTGATCTCATTCTACACACCATTGATGCCGAACAGGGATGGACTACAGAAGACGACCTCATCTACGAACAAGTTAAATCCCGTCCCCTCATTCTCGTTATTAATAAAACCGATCTCGCCTCCCCCAGTAACATTAAATATCCTGAAGCCATCCCAGAAAAAGTTTACACCGCCGTTACCCAATCTCAAGGGATTGATGAACTAGAAGCCGCCATCCTTAGCCTGATTCAACAAGGAAACCTCAACGCAGCCAACAGTGACTTTGCCATCAACCAACGACAAGCGGCAGCCCTCACTCGCGCCAAAAGCGCCCTTCAGCACGTTTTAGAAACCATTGACCAACAACTTCCCTTCGACTTCTGGACAATTGATCTCCGTAGCGCGATTCAAGCCTTAGGAGAAATTACAGGAGAAGAAGTCACCGAATCCATGCTTGATCGAATTTTCAGTCGTTTTTGCATTGGAAAATAG